One genomic window of Dama dama isolate Ldn47 chromosome 7, ASM3311817v1, whole genome shotgun sequence includes the following:
- the LOC133059101 gene encoding olfactory receptor 10C1, whose protein sequence is MPTNTSVVTEFVLVGFSSLADLQGSLFSFFLTVYLLTVAGNLLIVVLVSADAALRTPMYFFLRNLSTLEIGYTSVTVPLLLHHLLTGQRRIPRSGCALQMFFFLLFGATECCLLAAMAYDRYAAICQPLRYPLLLSQRTCLCLAGSAWACGALVGLGHTSFVFSLPFCGPNAIPHFLCEIQAVLQLVCGNTSLNELQIILAAALLILCPFGLILGSYGRILATIFRIPSAAGRLKAFSTCSSHLVVVCLFYGTAIFIYIRPKASYDPASDPLVSLFYAVVTPILNPIIYSLRNADVKAALKRTIQKMGPAKI, encoded by the coding sequence ATGCCTACAAACACCTCCGTGGTGACTGAATTCGTTCTTGTCGGCTTCTCCAGCCTGGCCGACCTCCAgggctccctcttctccttctttctcACCGTCTACCTGCTCACCGTGGCCGGCAACCTCCTCATCGTGGTGCTGGTCTCCGCTGACGCTGCCCTCCggacccccatgtacttcttccttcgAAACCTCTCAACCCTGGAGATCGGCTACACGTCTGTCACGGTCCCCCTGCTGCTTCACCACCTCCTCACCGGTCAGCGCCGCATCCCTCGCTCTGGTTGTGCTCTCCAAatgttcttctttctccttttcggTGCCACAGAGTGTTGCCTCCTGGCagccatggcctatgaccgctacgcCGCCATATGCCAGCCCCTTCGCTACCCACTGCTGCTGAGCCAACGGACGTGCCTGTGTCTAGCTGGGTCAGCGTGGGCCTGCGGGGCACTGGTGGGCCTGGGCCACACCTCCTTTGTCTTCTCCTTGCCCTTCTGCGGCCCCAATGCCATCCCACACTTCCTCTGTGAGATCCAGGCTGTCCTGCAGCTGGTATGCGGGAACACCTCTCTCAACGAACTACAGATTATCCTGGCCGCTGCTctcctcatcctctgtcccttTGGCCTCATCCTGGGTTCCTACGGGCGTATCCTGGCTACTATCTTCCGGATCCCCTCTGCTGCTGGCCGCCtcaaagccttctccacctgctcttCCCACCTGGTGGTGGTGTGCCTTTTCTATGGCACCGCCATCTTTATCTACATCCGGCCGAAGGCCAGCTATGATCCCGCCAGTGACCCTCTTGTCTCCCTCTTCTATGCTGTAGTCACCCCCATCCTCAATCCCATCATCTACAGCCTCCGGAACGCTGATGTCAAGGCTGCCCTAAAGAGAACCATCCAGAAAATGGGGCCGGCAAAAATTTGA
- the LOC133059268 gene encoding olfactory receptor 6N2-like, whose translation MERANRTLVTQFVFVRFSNSPHLQLLFFSLFLLVYLLSLVGNGLIVLIVALDGRLHTPMYFFICNLSLVELWYTTVTVPKMLANFLSSQGVISVPSCITQYYFFFSLAATELFFLTTMAYDRYAAICRPLHYPLLLSPQMCGILAGVCWCVGFLCPMFPSFLLTQISFCTPNQINHFFCDADQIFRLSCTDTYAIQAVGYAFSTVIILGALVFTMASYAHILATILSMASAAARRKAFSTCTAHLSVVTIYFGTLIFMYVRPTVKYESSINKIVAIFYSVITPLLNPLIYTLRNKDVKEALKVLVSRMKKVYHSSRETK comes from the coding sequence ATGGAGAGAGCCAACCGCACCTTGGTCACTCAGTTTGTGTTCGTGAGATTTTCCAACTCTCCACATTTGCAGCTGctcttcttctccctcttcctcctggtCTACCTCTTATCCCTGGTGGGCAATGGGCTCATTGTGCTCATTGTGGCCCTGGACGGgcgcctccacacccccatgtacttctttatCTGCAACCTCTCCTTGGTAGAGCTCTGGTACACCACAGTCACCGTGCCAAAAATGCTGGCCAATTTTCTCAGTTCCCAAGGGGTCATCTCAGTTCCCAGCTGCATCACCCAATATTACTTCTTCTTCTCTTTGGCTGCCACAGAACTCTTCTTTCTCACcaccatggcctatgaccgctatgcgGCCATCTGCCGACCACTCCACTACCCGCTGCTGCTCAGCCCTCAAATGTGTGGTATCCTGGCTGGCGTCTGCTGGTGTGTGGGATTCCTCTGCCCCATGTTCCCCTCATTCCTCCTTACACAGATCTCCTTCTGCACCCCCAACCAGATCAACCACTTCTTCTGTGATGCTGACCAGATTTTCCGCCTTTCTTGCACAGACACATATGCCATCCAAGCTGTGGGTTATGCTTTTAGCACTGTCATTATCCTAGGGGCCCTGGTCTTTACCATGGCTTCCTATGCCCACATCCTGGCCACAATTCTATCCATGGCCTCAGCTGCTGCTCGGCGCAAGGCCTTTTCCACATGCACAGCTCATCTTTCCGTGGTCACCATCTACTTTGGCACTCTCATATTCATGTATGTCCGCCCCACAGTTAAGTATGAGTCAAGTATCAACAAGATTGTGGCTATTTTCTACTCAGTCATCACTCCCCTTCTCAATCCTCTCATCTATACACTCCGTAACAAGGATGTCAAGGAAGCTCTGAAAGTCTTGGTGTCCCGGATGAAAAAGGTCTACCACTCAAGCAGGGAGACAAAGTGA